The following proteins come from a genomic window of Mycolicibacterium rufum:
- a CDS encoding aromatic ring-hydroxylating oxygenase subunit alpha: MARFPKPAEGSWTEHYPELGTGPVSYRDSIDPDFYELERRAVFQRAWLNVGRIEQLPRTGSYVTKELKVVNTSIILVRTRSGDVKAFHNICRHRGNKLVWNDMPLEETSGVCRQFTCKYHAWRYDLDGNLTFVQQEGEFFDLDKSRYGLVPVHCAVWEGFVFVNFAAEPEQTLREFLGPMITDLEGYPFEKMTSRFHYRSEVKANWKLYMDAFQEFYHAPVLHANQSPTAYSKAAAEAGFEAPHYRIEGPHRLVSTSGVRAWEMADEMRKPIEDICRSGLFGPWDTPDLGEMPPGLNPARCDPWGLDSFQLFPNFVMLFWGQGWYLTYHYWPTSVNTHVFEGTVYFPAPRTPRERIAQELAAVSFKEYGLQDANTLEATQSMVESRVLDDFVLCDQEVLIRHLHKETAAWVEDYRRSTAEVQA; encoded by the coding sequence ATGGCCCGTTTTCCCAAGCCCGCAGAAGGCAGCTGGACCGAACACTATCCCGAGCTGGGCACCGGGCCGGTGTCCTACCGGGACTCGATCGACCCCGATTTCTACGAACTCGAGCGCAGGGCGGTGTTCCAGCGCGCCTGGCTGAACGTCGGCCGGATCGAACAGCTGCCCCGCACGGGCAGCTACGTCACCAAAGAGTTGAAGGTCGTCAACACCTCGATCATCCTGGTGCGCACCCGGTCGGGCGACGTCAAGGCGTTCCACAACATCTGCCGGCACCGCGGCAACAAGCTGGTGTGGAACGACATGCCACTCGAGGAGACCAGTGGGGTGTGCCGCCAGTTCACCTGCAAATACCACGCCTGGCGCTACGACCTCGACGGGAATCTGACGTTCGTGCAGCAGGAGGGCGAGTTCTTCGACCTCGACAAGAGCCGCTACGGGCTGGTGCCCGTGCACTGCGCCGTCTGGGAGGGGTTCGTCTTCGTCAACTTCGCCGCCGAACCGGAACAGACGCTGCGCGAGTTCCTCGGTCCGATGATCACCGATCTGGAGGGCTATCCGTTCGAGAAGATGACGTCGCGGTTCCACTACCGCTCCGAGGTGAAGGCGAACTGGAAGCTCTACATGGACGCGTTCCAGGAGTTCTACCACGCGCCCGTGCTGCACGCGAACCAGTCGCCGACGGCGTACTCCAAGGCGGCCGCGGAGGCGGGTTTCGAGGCGCCGCACTACCGGATCGAGGGTCCGCACCGATTGGTGAGCACGTCGGGTGTGCGGGCCTGGGAGATGGCCGACGAGATGCGCAAGCCGATCGAGGACATCTGTCGCAGTGGCCTTTTCGGTCCGTGGGACACACCCGACCTGGGCGAGATGCCGCCGGGCCTCAACCCCGCCCGGTGCGATCCCTGGGGCCTGGACTCCTTCCAGCTGTTCCCCAACTTCGTGATGCTGTTCTGGGGTCAGGGCTGGTACCTGACCTACCACTACTGGCCGACGTCGGTCAACACGCACGTCTTCGAGGGGACCGTGTACTTCCCGGCGCCGCGCACCCCCCGCGAACGGATCGCCCAGGAGTTGGCCGCGGTGTCGTTCAAGGAGTACGGATTGCAGGACGCCAACACGCTGGAGGCCACCCAGTCGATGGTGGAGTCGCGGGTGCTCGACGACTTCGTGCTGTGCGACCAGGAGGTCCTGATCCGTCACCTGCACAAGGAGACCGCGGCCTGGGTGGAGGACTATCGGCGTTCGACGGCGGAGGTCCAGGCGTGA
- a CDS encoding metal-dependent hydrolase family protein, producing MTPPSGAPVTVLRAARWADVDAGQVRSPAVVVVEGNRIRSVDPAAVPEESGEVIDLGDVTLLPGLMDMELNLLIGGPGGPEGLPSPMHGVQDDPAYRTLRGAVNARTTLDAGFTTVRNLGLMVKTGGYLLDVALQRAIDQGWHAGPRIYPAGHAVTPYGGHLDPTVFQRLAPGIMPLSVAEGIANGVDAVRTCVRYQIRHGAKLIKVSASGGVMSHSTAPGAQQYSDEEFAAIADEAHRAGVRVAAHAVGDSAIRACIRAGIDCIEHGFLATDDTITMMADTGTFLVSTTYLTEAMAVDRIAPELRKKAEEVFPRAQAMLPKAIAAGVRIACGTDAPAVPHGQNARELCALVARGMTPMQALRAATITSAELIDADDELGRLAPGYLADVIAVAGDPSRDIETTLDVRFVMKDGVVHKR from the coding sequence GTGACTCCGCCGTCCGGCGCCCCGGTCACGGTGCTGCGGGCCGCGCGCTGGGCCGACGTCGACGCGGGCCAGGTGCGTTCGCCCGCCGTCGTCGTCGTCGAAGGCAACCGGATCCGGTCGGTCGATCCTGCGGCGGTCCCGGAAGAGTCGGGCGAGGTGATCGATCTGGGCGACGTCACGCTGCTGCCCGGCCTTATGGACATGGAACTCAACCTGCTGATCGGCGGCCCGGGCGGTCCCGAGGGGCTGCCCAGTCCGATGCACGGGGTCCAGGACGATCCCGCCTACCGGACCCTGCGCGGGGCCGTCAACGCGCGCACCACGCTGGACGCCGGGTTCACCACCGTGCGCAACCTGGGCCTGATGGTCAAGACGGGCGGTTACCTGCTCGACGTGGCGCTGCAACGGGCCATCGACCAGGGCTGGCACGCCGGACCGCGCATCTATCCCGCCGGTCACGCCGTCACCCCCTACGGAGGGCATCTCGATCCGACGGTGTTCCAGCGCCTGGCGCCCGGCATCATGCCGCTGTCGGTCGCCGAGGGGATCGCCAACGGCGTCGACGCCGTGCGGACGTGCGTGCGCTACCAGATTCGTCACGGCGCCAAGCTGATCAAGGTGTCGGCGTCCGGCGGGGTGATGTCGCACAGCACGGCGCCCGGGGCGCAGCAGTACTCCGACGAGGAGTTCGCGGCGATCGCCGACGAGGCCCATCGCGCGGGCGTGCGGGTCGCCGCACACGCGGTGGGGGACAGCGCGATCCGCGCGTGTATCCGCGCCGGCATCGACTGCATCGAGCACGGCTTCCTCGCGACCGACGACACCATCACGATGATGGCCGACACGGGGACGTTCCTGGTCTCGACCACGTACCTCACCGAGGCGATGGCCGTCGACCGGATCGCGCCCGAGTTGCGCAAGAAGGCCGAAGAGGTGTTCCCGCGCGCGCAGGCGATGCTGCCGAAGGCGATCGCGGCGGGCGTGCGCATCGCCTGCGGCACCGACGCGCCCGCGGTCCCGCACGGCCAGAACGCCAGGGAGCTGTGCGCTCTGGTCGCCCGGGGGATGACGCCGATGCAGGCGCTGCGTGCCGCGACGATCACCAGCGCCGAACTGATCGACGCCGACGACGAACTGGGTCGCCTGGCGCCCGGATACCTGGCCGACGTCATCGCCGTGGCCGGCGACCCGTCCCGCGACATCGAGACCACGCTCGACGTGCGGTTCGTGATGAAGGACGGGGTGGTCCACAAGCGATAA
- a CDS encoding MarR family winged helix-turn-helix transcriptional regulator — translation MELTDNILWLLKQAFYFSLTTVNEAVSEHGVSTAQIGVLRQLAGEPGLSGAELARRLLISPQGVQLALTALEKRGLVRRTQDPAHGRILRASLTAKGRKVATAVVGDAIAAHDKVFGVLTDKEQATLRELLGRVVEQGTGHKLYADHVDN, via the coding sequence ATCGAGCTCACCGACAACATCCTGTGGTTGCTCAAGCAGGCCTTCTACTTCTCGTTGACCACGGTGAACGAGGCGGTCAGCGAGCACGGGGTCAGTACCGCTCAGATCGGTGTCCTGCGGCAACTCGCCGGCGAGCCGGGGCTCTCGGGCGCCGAACTCGCCCGGCGTTTGTTGATCAGTCCGCAGGGCGTGCAGCTCGCCCTCACTGCGCTGGAGAAGCGCGGGCTGGTACGGCGCACGCAGGACCCGGCGCACGGGCGCATCCTGCGGGCGTCCCTGACGGCGAAGGGGCGCAAGGTCGCGACCGCGGTGGTCGGCGATGCGATCGCCGCGCACGACAAGGTGTTCGGCGTGCTGACCGATAAGGAGCAGGCCACTCTGCGGGAGTTGCTCGGCCGGGTGGTCGAACAGGGCACCGGTCACAAGCTCTACGCCGATCACGTCGACAACTGA
- a CDS encoding ferredoxin--NADP reductase, which yields MSDATSADAFAPLRIKRVVRETADAVSLVLDVPEHCSARYRYRAGQYLTLQVHIEGRALRRCYSMSSAPADDELQITVKRDPGGVVSNWLNDIAAEGDEVHAAPPEGRFVLRDGTTESEALVAFAGGSGITPIMSLVRTVLADSTRPVALFYANRAPESVIFSDVLAALADRHPDRLTVVHHHDCERGVVTPAAVESFVGGIGDADYYICGPAPFIDTVASALSSRGIGGGRVHLERFTAAQATDAVDQSSEHACQQVLIDLDRRRTIAAYRAGNTLLQTARLAGLQAPYSCETGSCGTCMARVDVGSARMLNNDALDDDEVAEGWVLTCQALPTSREVHVVYE from the coding sequence ATGTCAGACGCCACCAGTGCCGACGCTTTCGCGCCGCTGCGCATCAAGCGCGTCGTCCGTGAGACCGCGGACGCCGTGTCCCTGGTGCTCGACGTGCCGGAGCACTGCTCGGCTCGCTACCGCTACCGGGCCGGTCAGTACCTGACCCTGCAGGTCCACATCGAGGGCCGCGCGCTGCGGCGCTGCTACTCGATGTCGTCGGCCCCAGCCGACGACGAACTGCAGATCACGGTCAAACGCGATCCCGGCGGCGTCGTGTCGAACTGGCTGAACGACATCGCGGCCGAGGGGGACGAAGTGCATGCCGCCCCGCCGGAGGGTCGGTTCGTGTTGCGCGACGGCACAACGGAGTCCGAGGCGCTGGTGGCGTTCGCCGGCGGCAGCGGCATCACGCCGATCATGTCGCTCGTGCGCACCGTGCTCGCCGACTCGACCAGGCCGGTCGCCCTGTTCTATGCCAACCGCGCACCGGAGTCGGTCATCTTCTCCGACGTGCTGGCAGCTCTGGCTGACCGGCACCCCGACCGTCTGACCGTCGTGCACCATCACGACTGCGAGCGCGGGGTGGTCACGCCGGCGGCGGTCGAGTCCTTCGTCGGCGGGATCGGTGACGCCGACTACTACATCTGCGGGCCGGCGCCCTTCATCGACACCGTCGCGTCGGCCCTGTCCTCCCGCGGAATCGGAGGCGGGCGTGTGCATCTCGAGCGGTTCACCGCCGCCCAGGCGACTGACGCCGTTGACCAATCCTCTGAGCATGCGTGCCAGCAGGTGCTGATCGACCTGGACCGCCGGCGAACCATCGCCGCCTACCGCGCGGGCAACACACTCTTGCAGACCGCCCGTCTGGCGGGCCTGCAGGCGCCGTACTCGTGTGAGACCGGTTCCTGCGGAACGTGTATGGCCCGTGTCGACGTCGGGAGCGCCCGCATGCTCAACAACGATGCCCTCGACGACGATGAGGTCGCCGAGGGCTGGGTGCTGACCTGCCAGGCACTGCCCACCAGTCGCGAGGTTCACGTCGTCTATGAGTAG